AAGGCGCGCCCACCGGGCGCGCCTTTTCTTTTTCGTGATTGGTGAATGCACTACTGGTTGTCGCGATACTCTTCGAGCCAGGCCATCTGAATGGCCTCGAGAATTTTCTCGTTGGACTTCTTGGAGTCACCCACGAATCCATCGAGTTCCATCACCCAATTGTGCAGGTCGGTAAAGCGGACGCTCAGCGGGTCCTTCTCCGGCATTTTCTCGTAGAGACGAATGCCGATCTCTTCGACGTCGGTCCAGGTAATTTCATCCGGGTCCATGGGGGTCTCTCCCTTCTCTTACGAAAGCGCTTCGTCGACGCGCTTGTCGCGCAGCGCCTTGGCAATGCCGGCGTTCACAATACGCTCTGCCAGCGGGTGGGTGGCATCATCGAGCGCAGCGATGCACTGGCGAATCTTGTGGCGATCCGAGCCATCACCCAGTGCGCTCTCCAGCGCGGCGACGGCACCGTTGACCATATCCCGCTCAGCCTGCTCAATCTCCACTTCTTCGCGCGAGAGTGCCTTGCGCGTGGCACGCAGCACCGACTCGGCCTCGACGCGGACCTCGGCTGCAAGGCGCGCCTCG
This is a stretch of genomic DNA from Chrysiogenia bacterium. It encodes these proteins:
- the iscX gene encoding Fe-S cluster assembly protein IscX — its product is MDPDEITWTDVEEIGIRLYEKMPEKDPLSVRFTDLHNWVMELDGFVGDSKKSNEKILEAIQMAWLEEYRDNQ